TACTGTTACCGTTTCTGAGGCAGCCTCTGTCTCTTGGGCAAATCCTACTGATAGAGCTGTTGCTGCAAGACCGGCAGCGAAAACTGCTTTTTTCATTATTGATGTCCTCCTGACATATGCTGTGTTTACTGTTCCTACTTTACACGGCAAAACTGACCTGTGCGTTTACAGGTCAATGTCATTCGAGTTACAAACCGGGCTATTGTGACAACGAGATTGCAAAAGGTCGGTTTTTGTCATCGATAGGACATACTGATTATGAAAAACGGATGTTTATAGGTCTTTTGGATTACTTTTGCTGAAAGATTCGCACAATTCAACAGAAAAAAGTCTTAAAAATAGAAACTATGTCATCCTTCTATCGTCTATTGATGAAAAAGTGAAATGGAGGATACGCAGATCAATACTTGACGATCGTCGTCACGCCGAACGCTGTCAGGTAAGAACGATGGAACAATTCCTGCATCCAATCTTTAGCGGAAAGCTGAAACGTGCCGTGAATCGTTTGGTACGTTCGCTGTCGAATATTGATTTCAATCGGCTCTAGTAAGGGGACGGATGGTAGATGGTCATGCATGCTGTCATTTTGATTTTCAATATAAAGCAACTCGAGGACATCTCCTTCTTCCATATAATGCTGTAAGTAAATCATGAACTCCCACTGATCAGCACCTTCGATCGTGTACAGGTAAGGCATCGTGAACCTTCCTCGCTTCAATGATACGTATTCAATCGCTTCGACTTCATGTACGTATAATTGGGGGAGATCGTCAGGCATATAGAGGAGACGAGAACTAGCAATGAATGTAAGAGCGGACATAAAGCACCTCCATCAGAAATAAGAAACCATAAAAAAGTCAGCATTCGCACTCGAATGCTGACCAGATCGTGCATTAAGATAAAAGCGGTTCATTCGAACCGTGAATGGTATAGTTTTGGACGATGCGTGAATATTCTAAAAGCAAGACATCGAGTTCATGACTAAGTTGTAGAACACGCGGGGAGGTAAAGCTGGACTGGTCAGCTTGATGATATAGTTCGCTACGTTTGGCTTCGATCGCTAACGTCAATAGTTGTTGTGTCGTCATAGCAGTCTCCCTTACATTGGTGTCGTATCCATATTCTAGCAAGTCCATTTACTAGGTGCAACGAGATTTCAGTAAAATCGACGAAATGTAATTTTTTTGTAATTTTGGCGGACACGAATCTTTTGCAACTTTCTGTGAGATAATAGGTGCTAAATGCAGAGGAGTTTGGCAAAATAGAGGAGGAACTTCTTCTATAGTAGTAAAGGAAAGGGGATGCTCATGATGGAGCTCTCGTTATGGTTAGCGTTTGGAGCAGGATTGTTATCTTTCGTCTCTCCGTGTACGCTACCACTGTATCCTGTGTTTCTTTCATACATCACAGGCGTGGCGGTAACGGATTTAAAAGAACGGGGCGTACGAGAAAAGCGATCCTTGTTTCATACGTTAGCGTTCCTCGTTGGTTTTGCGATGGTATTCGTTGTACTCGGTTTATCGACATCGTTATTCGCAGATGTCTTTATCACCTATCGGGATACGTTACGGATGGTTGGGGCGCTCGTCATCTTCGTCTTCGGGATTGTTCTCGTCGGATTATGGCAACCGACATTCTTGATGCGTGAAAAGAAACTGAATCTCGGGGAACGAAAAGGAGGATACGTCGGAACGGTACTCGTCGGAATCGGTTTTGCAGCCGGTTGGACACCGTGTACAGGTCCGATTCTCGCAGGAGTCATCGGATTAGCTGCGACCAATCCAAGTCAAGGTATGTTCTACATGCTTGCTTACGTACTTGGGTTCTCAATTCCTTTCTTATTAATGGCGTTCTTCGTCGGTCGTTCGCGCTTGTTCGTGCAGTATAGTCTGAAATTAACGAAATTCGGGGGAGCCTTGATGATGGTCTTCGGAGTCATGCTGTATTTTGATGGCTTGAGTAAATTCGCAGCATGGATGAGTGACATCGTCGGATTCACTGGATTTTAATCAAGGAAGTGATCGGATGATTTGGATATCAACTGGGGTAGCGCTCGTCATGGGATTGCTGATCAGCTTCATTCGTGTGAAGGCATCAGCAAAACCGACGAATGCTAAAAAAATCTTGATCCCGCCCTTTGCGATGTCGACGGGGATGCTACAGTTTTTATACCCGGCATCCCGTCTGACATGGACGGAAGTGGCGGAAGCATTGCTCATTGGAGCCATCTTCAGCATCTTTTTGATCAAGACATCCAATTTTTATGAAGCAGAAGGGCAAATTTATTTGCAACGTTCGAAAGCTTTTTTCATCGTCTTATTCGGTATCTTATTCATTCGGACGGTTGCGAAGTTCTTCATCGGCGGGCAGATTGATATTTTCGAAACGGGCGGCATTTTTTATCTCGTCGCTTTTGGAATGATCGTCCCTTGGCGCTTCGCGATGTATTTGAAATACAAACGAGTCAAGTCGGGCACCGTACCGGTCGCTCACTTACCTCACTAAAAAAACCGCTGAAGGTGACTTCGGCGGTTTTTCGTGCATCTTTCAATTTTGGAAGTATAATGCGTAGTCTCGCCAGTCGATAGCGTGCTCCGTTAGTGCTTTTTTCAAGAATTTATGATCGCGTTTCGGCGTAGCGGAAATATATCCTTTGACAACCAGTTCAGATGTCATCTCTGTCGCTTGTTCCTCAAGTGCGAACTGTCCGATCCGCCCGGCAATCTTGCGGCGTGCGACATCGCGAAATGCCGATGGAACCGGCATGACGAGAGCGTTCAACAATTCCATCGTCTCATCCGTCCAAAGATGTCGTGTCTGGTCGATGTATTCATCTTCCCAGTCCATCATCGATTTACCGTCTTCTTTCGGTAACTTTTTGAGGAACTTCCGGAACATGAAAAACCCGCCAATTGCCATGAGTGTAATCATGATAAAGCCCCAGAGCAGAATCCCGTTCATGAACCATTCCATGCGCGACTCATCCCCCTTTCACATCAAATATAGATTAGCATAAATCAGGTGGACGTGCTATGATGAATGACGGAGAAAGTGAGGCGAAAGAATGCTGCAACCATACGTACAATTGGACGAGACCGGACAGCCCCGTAAAGGTGTCTTACCTGAAACAGCGGACGGTCGGATCGTTGAATTCTATTATGATACGAAGGGCGAAGAGATCACGGTCATCTTCGTCACCGTTCCGGCAGAAGATGCGAGCCGGAAGCGTGCGTTTACGGTCGGGAAAACGTTCAAGACGGTCTCGACACTCGAAGACTTCACGTTACTTCACTATGAATGGGAAAATGACCAGATTTTCGCAACACTTGAGATGTTCGCGGATGGGTCGAAACGTCAAATCGACGCTTCGAGATTGCTCGACTATTAAAAAAGAAGGAGATGCGGATTGCCGCGTCTCCTTCTTTTATTATTCAGGAAATATGAAGTCGGATGACCTCGTCATGCAGTTCCACCTGACCACCGATCGGGAACGTGAATAAAGGACTCGTATGTCCGAAGTCGACATTCGCAAGCACTGGTACGTGCTCTAGGAATGGATAGAGCGAAATCAGATATCGCAGATGCTCTTCCGTCATCTTCGTTGCGAGTTGGAAGCGCCCGAAGACGATCCCGCGAACCGTCTCCGCACCTGGTTGCGCCATCAACGAGGCGAAATCACGGGCAAACGTCGCTGGATGGACTTCGTAATCGTCTTCAAGGAATAAGATCGCATCCCGTAAATCAGGGAAGTGCGGTGTGCCTTGCAGAAGGTTCAACGTACAAAGGTTTCCACCAATCAGTCGACCGCTCGCTTGTCCCGGCGATAAGAGAAGTGGACCTTTATTCGGTAACGTGATGACGTGTCCACGATCAGAATCCCGCCAATGGACAGAGGGCTTAATCGTAACGGGTTCTGTTCCAAACAATACTTGCTTGAAGTAATCGATCGTATAGGCATCACGATCCCGGAAAGCCCGTAACATCGGTCCGGAGTAAGTGATTAATCCGGTATTCGTTAGAATAGCATGACTGAGTGCTGTGATATCGGAGAAGCCACAAAGAATCTTCGGATGTGTCCGAATCAATTCGTAGTCGAGTAAGTCGACAAGTTCATTTGTACTGAACCCACCACGAACGCACAGAATCGCATCGACGTTTGGATCAGCGAATGCAGCATGAAGGTCTGCGACGCGTAACTCAGGATCACTGGAACCGAACGGATTGATGGCACGTGCATGTTGACTGATCGAGACACGTAACCCGAGTGATTCGAGCGTCTGGATCGCACCATCGATGATCTTCATCTCGACCGTCGAGAGGCTAGAAGCGGGTGCGATTAAACGAACATGTGAACCATCCGTTAATTTTTTCGGCGTTAACGTTGGCAGGTGGGCGGCGATGATTTCTAACCGGTTACCGAAGGGATCAGCTGTGAAGAAACGACGACGTGGCGCAAGGCGGGTGTCATGCTCAACCGGATAACCGGCAGCTTGAAGAGCATCGCTCAACGCTTCGAACGCAGCGACGGTTAATCCAGGGTGCGCTTTTTTAGCAGGAACGAATGGATCCTCGATTCCGAGATGAAGTGCTACACCATGATCTTCGAACCAAACACCACCACTAGCTTGAACACCAGCGGGTTTTTCGACTTCCTTCATATGTAAAAGCCCGGCATAAAATGCACGGGCGCGATCTTCTTCGTTTTTCGGCATAGCGAGCTGGACATGATCTAACATGAAGACACTTCCTTTACGAATGAGATTCAGGCAACGAACTGGGTGATTCGTTTCAATTCACGTTCGACGAGGTTCAAGTAGAAGACACCTTCGATCCGGCGATCGAGGGATTGTGCGATCTCATACAGATTCGTCCGCAGCGCTGCGAGATACGACGCTTCCTCACCAAGAGATTGCCGATGAGCAAATGCATAGTGAGCGAGTAAGAACTGAAGATACCCACGGTCGGTCAAGAACGGAATCAATTGTTTTTTCTCTTCCATCGAC
This region of Exiguobacterium acetylicum DSM 20416 genomic DNA includes:
- a CDS encoding aspartyl-phosphate phosphatase Spo0E family protein — its product is MTTQQLLTLAIEAKRSELYHQADQSSFTSPRVLQLSHELDVLLLEYSRIVQNYTIHGSNEPLLS
- a CDS encoding cytochrome c biogenesis CcdA family protein: MELSLWLAFGAGLLSFVSPCTLPLYPVFLSYITGVAVTDLKERGVREKRSLFHTLAFLVGFAMVFVVLGLSTSLFADVFITYRDTLRMVGALVIFVFGIVLVGLWQPTFLMREKKLNLGERKGGYVGTVLVGIGFAAGWTPCTGPILAGVIGLAATNPSQGMFYMLAYVLGFSIPFLLMAFFVGRSRLFVQYSLKLTKFGGALMMVFGVMLYFDGLSKFAAWMSDIVGFTGF
- a CDS encoding CcdC family protein, which gives rise to MIWISTGVALVMGLLISFIRVKASAKPTNAKKILIPPFAMSTGMLQFLYPASRLTWTEVAEALLIGAIFSIFLIKTSNFYEAEGQIYLQRSKAFFIVLFGILFIRTVAKFFIGGQIDIFETGGIFYLVAFGMIVPWRFAMYLKYKRVKSGTVPVAHLPH
- a CDS encoding DUF2621 family protein — protein: MEWFMNGILLWGFIMITLMAIGGFFMFRKFLKKLPKEDGKSMMDWEDEYIDQTRHLWTDETMELLNALVMPVPSAFRDVARRKIAGRIGQFALEEQATEMTSELVVKGYISATPKRDHKFLKKALTEHAIDWRDYALYFQN
- a CDS encoding LD-carboxypeptidase; the encoded protein is MLDHVQLAMPKNEEDRARAFYAGLLHMKEVEKPAGVQASGGVWFEDHGVALHLGIEDPFVPAKKAHPGLTVAAFEALSDALQAAGYPVEHDTRLAPRRRFFTADPFGNRLEIIAAHLPTLTPKKLTDGSHVRLIAPASSLSTVEMKIIDGAIQTLESLGLRVSISQHARAINPFGSSDPELRVADLHAAFADPNVDAILCVRGGFSTNELVDLLDYELIRTHPKILCGFSDITALSHAILTNTGLITYSGPMLRAFRDRDAYTIDYFKQVLFGTEPVTIKPSVHWRDSDRGHVITLPNKGPLLLSPGQASGRLIGGNLCTLNLLQGTPHFPDLRDAILFLEDDYEVHPATFARDFASLMAQPGAETVRGIVFGRFQLATKMTEEHLRYLISLYPFLEHVPVLANVDFGHTSPLFTFPIGGQVELHDEVIRLHIS